A genomic stretch from Malus domestica chromosome 15, GDT2T_hap1 includes:
- the LOC103400406 gene encoding thylakoid lumenal 16.5 kDa protein, chloroplastic-like: MATAILSTAKSFLPSTLSSSASSVTSSSSLTTPPTLIHVQKTSTRRGLTICKALSEEPRSPAPILTKRSLSICFLTSFAFSLVGKDFSSSNAAILEADDDEELLEKVKKDRKKRLERQGVLSSSKKETGYLQELVYRLSKAGQAIESNDLPAASSVLGVSTDTDWVQKANLALNKLSSSPEEKTEVDTFNSSLASLISSVTRNDVESSKLAFVSSASAIEKWTTLTGLIDQLKGL; encoded by the exons ATGGCCACAGCCATTCTCTCCACTGCAAAATCCTTCCTCCCTTCAACCCTTTCCTCCTCAGCATCTTCCgttacttcttcttcttcactgaCAACACCACCAACATTAATCCATGTCCAAAAAACAAGTACAAGGAGAGGATTGACTATTTGTAAGGCCCTGAGTGAAGAGCCACGCTCACCTGCTCCAATCCTCACCAAAAGAAGCCTGTCCATCTGCTTTCTCACCAGCTTTGCCTTCTCATTGGTTGGCAAAGATTTCAGCAGTTCTAATGCAGCAATTCTGGAAGCTGATGATGATGAGGAGCTGTTGGAGAAGGTTAAGAAGGACAGGAAGAAGAGGCTTGAAAGGCAAGGAGTACTCAGCTCATCAAAGAAAGAAACAG GATATCTGCAGGAACTTGTGTACCGGCTAAGCAAAGCAGGCCAGGCCATTGAAAGTAACGATTTGCCTGCAGCCAGTTCGGTTCTTGGAGTCAGCACTGACACAGATTGGGTTCAGAAGGCGAACCTCGCTTTGAATAAG CTAAGCTCTAGCCCTGAAGAGAAGACTGAGGTGGATACATTCAACTCCTCACTAGCTTCATTGATATCATCAG TTACGCGGAATGATGTAGAGTCCTCCAAGCTTGCATTTGTGTCTTCTGCCAGTGCAATTGAGAAATGGACAACATTAACCGGGCTCATTGACCAGCTTAAGGGACTTTAA
- the LOC103400405 gene encoding methyl-CpG-binding domain-containing protein 11-like produces the protein MAGSVEKEEVVSLELPAPSGWVKKFLPKQSGTPKKNEIVFTAPTGEEITSKRQLEQYLKAHPGGPAVSEFDWGTGETPRRSARISEKAKATPLPESEPPKKRSRKSTSAKKEDKEKEAAPEGAEETKSSDVQDAEKAEKDADTEMEKVDVKENQDVEKSPAPPKEAKVQQEANIPGDAPALGDSTASIDGKEVEGEKEEEKVEQPPVGVGKEEVTGYQGKAGIAIGGADKDEGEVEEKGNEEEHDSSGVHEAGKKVEENGSPGNEAAKVDP, from the exons ATGGCGGGCTCAGTGGAGAAGGAGGAGGTTGTGTCCTTGGAACTTCCAGCTCCTTCTGGTTGGGTTAAGAAG TTTCTGCCCAAGCAAAGTGGAACTCCTAAGAAAAATGAGATCGTATTTACAGCTCCAACGGGAGAGGAGATCACCAGCAAAAGACAGTTGGAACAGTACCTGAAAGCACACCCTGGTGGTCCTGCAGTATCAGAGTTTGATTGGGGCACTGGTGAGACACCAAGGCGGTCAGCAAGGATTAGTGAGAAGGCAAAAGCAACTCCGCTACCAGAAAGTGAGCCCCCAAAAAAGCGAAGCAGAAAATCAACTTCGGCGAAGaaggaggacaaagaaaaggaagctGCTCCTGAAGGAGCCGAGGAGACGAAAAGTAGTGACGTGCAAGATGCTGAAAAAGCTGAGAAAGATGCAGATACTGAGATGGAAAAGGTTGATGTGAAGGAAAACCAAGATGTGGAAAAATCACCAGCTCCTCCCAAAGAAGCCAAAGTTCAACAAGAAGCTAACATACCTGGCGATGCTCCGGCTCTGGGAGATTCAACAGCATCCATTGATGGGAAGGAAGTTGaaggggaaaaagaagaagaaaaggttgAGCAACCACCAGTTGGGGTAGGGAAAGAGGAAGTGACTGGGTATCAGGGCAAAGCCGGTATAGCTATTGGAGGTGCGGACAAAGATGAAGGAGAAGTAGAGGAAAAAGGGAACGAAGAGGAACATGATAGTTCAGGTGTTCATGAAGCAGGCAAGAAGGTCGAAGAGAATGGCAGCCCCGGCAATGAGGCTGCTAAGGTCGatccttga